In the genome of Labrus bergylta chromosome 7, fLabBer1.1, whole genome shotgun sequence, the window caatatgtgcacttcaggtagaagtaggagagatgccactatgtttaaggaggaaacagctattagctaattattggctgaacttgagaggacatggagatagtcacccaacaaaatcagtgttaaaggattgctgggaaaaagagagaacaattaagtccagttttggatggataggggatagagtggcgagagatatgggagtgtatgacaaggatatcagtccagctgttttatggccaccagttccaatgtggatgcttgagacagctgaagtagacttggagttactaaagataaaggaaaggaaaagaaatgttgatttagtgagtgaattctatgaacacatagaacagagatatggagatGATGTACAAGTATTCACAGATGGGTCTAAAGACCCGATGACAAATGCAACAGGATCAGCTGCGTTTATCCCAAAAGGTTCAAGGTTGAAGTAGTGAAGAGAACGTCAGATTTCCTGAACGTGTACACAGTAGAGTTGTACGCCATTTTAGTtgcattagaatgtgttgagcaaatgaaaggaaggaaagtgctgatatgcagtgattcagtcagcgctttatacagtattcaatcaggatcatctcacagtcgtcaagatgtattatatgaaatcatatttacacattcccaggtggttaaacaggggacagatgtgatgttcatgtgggttccagcacattcaggtatagcaggaaatgaaaaggtggacaggttggcaaaggaagctgtaaagaaagagaggattgatattaacatcaaatgatctcagtcagaggggaaacgagtcacatggagtaaaatcaaacaggaatggcaacaatatcggaacaatcagacaaagggaagacatttatattcaattcagagggaaatagagaaagtaaaatacagagggagcaacagaagagaggaggtcgtaatgtccaggttaagaatcagtcacagtcatttaaatagcgctctacatatcactggaaaacattcatctggtctttgtgacatatgcaatctagcagaaacagttgaacatgtagttattaaatgtagaaagtatgtagcacatagacagaacatgatgtcagaaatggagagagagggactcgtaagaagagatgtaaaaagtattttggagtgtggggagagagggagaggacgaagatgcttgtttaaatctctcttgagaacaggtttattgaggaggatttaggaatgtgagtaataattaaatccagcagatggcagtaatgcaactttttggatgccagccaacgaagaagaaagttgtgtgttttcatttcttatcgggttttaagatgttaaaaaacgACAGAAGGTGACAGAGACATAAGAAGGGCTCTGACGAGTAGCTCCGTGGCTAACTGGTCATGTTTGGACTCTTTAAGTCCTCTACATGGAGCAGGTGTGTTAAAGGGTCGTTCACAGCATTCAGAcggaggtgtgtgtctcacagccGCAGATTTATCGGTGAAAACACGGAGGTGGTCGGAGAGCAGAGCCTCACCCCGGAGCTCAGACTGAGGCTGTTCACTCCCAGCTGCAGATTCTGGACGGAGAGACCCGAACTGTGGCCCTACGAGGACCCGTACTGGGCGATCTACTGGCCCGGAGGACAGGCGCTGTCACGGTGAGATCTCTAATATACCTGTTTCATTCACCTTTCACCTCTTTAGTAGTGACGTCACTAACAGCTGTTGGTGCACAGCTGCTTTACATCCCCGTTGTAAATCATTCAAACGACAAATGTCAAAGTTACTGGAAAATGATATGTACACTTTGAATTGTACAAAAATCTAGGTAACACTTTACAGGTCCGCAAATTTCGTCGTAATTAGGTGATAAttagacaaacttttttttgatttcattgaaATTACCCCTGAATTTCATGACAATTGAGTGAAAATTAGCACGTAACctctttgaaataatgcccGATCTTAATTGTAAGCAAGTCCTAATTGGTAAGTAACTGTTTTTTCCAATTTCTTTGAAATTACCCCCAAATTTCATGGTAAGTAGGTGACAAttatcaaatcatttatttgaaatgaaatcacaatTCACCACAAAATGATCACCGAGTAATTATATTCTGCTATTTCCAGAGAAGCAGGTGATAAATAGCTGCTCATtttttgaatacatttccagTAAAGTAATATGAAGTTAGGTCCATGGTTTCCTCTAATTAGAATTACCTTGGAAATctaaactaaataaatgtatttatgagcGCCCGCGTCTGCAGCGGCGCGTCTCGGTGTGATCGCggcctcagagggcagaacaaacacctagctgtgggagtgtcacccacctgggggaggggctactgccctttgtgatgtcatgaagggaacatctccaaacggcctgtttgagcacacattttctgaaaagtggagcaggcagaagacggagaggatggacttttctcatcattggggggtttgtagacggactagagacacatgttagagttagaggaacatgggggagtgggtttagcagaatatgtgacctttaaagtcgataaatatggtgttaaaatatgaactttaatgcagttaaaatgaacaatgattgtggtgtttctcctcactctgattatattttctcttctttgctgctacgtccatgTCCGTCATATTCGccggtttgaatctcgtccaatcactgaactgtatccactcctcCACTCACCTGTGCGCTGTCATTGTCTGGAGGAAACTGTAGTGACATTTTGTATCAAATTTGGACCCAGATTAAACCTACATCCGAACCCAATGAAGCCGCAACATCTTGAAGTTCTgaatctattttctgttttcttcacggTGTAATTGTAGTCCTTAAAGTTTGCAAAGTCCTCTTCAGAGACCGGACCTGGAGGCCAAAGAACATGAGCACAGGAAGCTGTATTCATGGAGTCATAAAGCAGTGAGCCCTTCAACTGAAGAgactaaaacagacaaagattacAGTATGTATGGCTTTGCAGAGGCGTGGGGACAAGCTTCTTCACGCCCTCTTTTTACCAGCTGATCTGTTCAACTTCATCTTTAGTGGTAACTTTAAGGATTCACCTTTCTGTATTGCTGTACTGAACTTTCTTTCACCCTCCCCTGAGGGCTCCTTCCTGTGTGCtctgctaaatgcatttttacccTGAGGTgcagtttcagtttattaagatACAGTTTACTGAGATACATATGATTATGCAGCATGACTACTTGacataaatgttgattattagaGAATATAAGGTACATGCATACAGATGAGACACtacaaaacacaccagctccgcccagaaacatcctgagtcaaccagaacaaagcagaacagtaaaatccagtgagaggacagagtctctgcagacacagtcaccaccacacatgtacggaggcccagaagggacaatggagcagctttaggagaagtctgtattttattttgaaaagataccgactctatctttaatgaagttttaatgaaataagatgataatgatgatttgtcaAGCTCAATCCATTTATCATTGAGCTGCAACAttgctgcatttttcatttggttcggtttgctttcagactgcactttgtcaaactaagcagaaacctccggtctttaaaaatgaagccgatgctgaggtgtaaaatcctgcagttcatcgagtgtccactagaggctgcatCCTTGTGCAGATCTgtaagaaatgaaaagtgaagctttgtcaggtctgtcctccATGGAGGCCGGGTCGATGGTTTCTGATGCGTTTCAGGAATGCAGGGAATCTAACAATCATCAGCTTTTGTGACAGAGTCGAGCAGATCTGTGGCTGTAAATGAGTTTTTATCTAGAACAgacttttttactgcatgtatctggttcttaagacaaacaaatcatTGTCAGAATCCCGTCTGTGGGAGGTGGTCCTCAGTGCAGATAATGTTCTGCCTGCTGTCAgtatcatggggactttaaatgaactacaaacagaaaccagaagacctttccattgaaagtttcttgttttttagaaaaatgaattaaaatgttctaaaatatCAGCGTCTCTATGCAATTTGACCAGAATTCaactttaatcatttaaaaaagtctccagtaaaatctgctgaaacttctcaggggtacagccagggacacgaggaacaagaatccattgaaagtttcttgtttgctAGCATTGTCTCTTCAAATATAATACTGCGttgttaagtgtaaaaaatggaccttaacatgatattaaatgtttaaccgTTGAAGCGGTAGCTCACAGTGGGTGTGATTAACCTTGTTAAAGACTACACTTAATATTGGCGTGGCACGATCACGGACTGTCATACCAGCTCCATCAtggctgaaaatgtcctggaaaagtcctggaaaaTGATCCCTGGAAAAGAGTGTGAACCCTGTATATagactgctgtgattaaaagaaacacatgaacaccatgattccTTGAAGCCTAACCCTGTGACGTGTTAACCCGCCTGTTTGTGTTCCAGTGGCAGCCGTGGCGACGCACATGAACAGTGAGCTGAACGGCCTGCAGCCTCCTGTGTGTCTCACCCACAACATCATGGGTTCACCGCCCGCCGCCTTCCACCTGATCCTGCTGGGCGACATGTTCTACGACCAGTCCCTCGCCACCAGCCTGCACAGCTGGTTGAACCGCTGCATGGAGACCCACGGCACCAAAGTCCTGATCGGAGATCCAGGAAGAGCTCAGTTTGAGGAGCACGCCATCCGACGCCTCCTGAGGCCGCTGGCTCAGTTTGAGCTGCCCgacagtgtgagagaggagaactACGGCCTGAGCTGCAGCGGCGTCTGGAGCTACACATCTGAactctgaacacctgagagaattattcttcaagaaaacatggactgtgtgaggttgagaggactgtgttttatttgaaagtcacacaaacaaggaaggTTGGTACATTTCCCAATCTGAATGATCACttcttttagatatttgaatgatcAGCTGTATCAAAACAactccctctcttctgtctgtgttcaggagaggaagcatggcgccgtgctgctgctgctccggtAGCCTGGTTAGCAGGGCggggcgatatgacctcaaatcaatatcacgcttaaaggcagggttggtcattttctaaaagtagcctgatgttgaaagtagcattccctcagtgctgcgtctgcagtcaggagcagtcctcctcaaatgatttccatgttttcaggagtgcagatgtaaaaacggctgtgatgtctgctttcagtttgacaactacacacactcacaatgtgtgtttcatatttcattttgaattgatccttTATGAATCACTCTgtttaataaacatgaacacacacatgaacaaacaggatcctgtggacatgcattaatggagaggtctcagagtgagggggcggcccacagcgagcgctccagagcagttttggggttcagtgccttgctcaagggcagtgctcaggaagtggactggcacctctccagctaccaggccagggacttgaaccggcgaccctctacCGCAACTGCCGCCCCCATTtcaatcaaagacaaacacagttctATGTGAGATGGATAT includes:
- the LOC136179655 gene encoding electron transfer flavoprotein beta subunit lysine methyltransferase-like, which translates into the protein MNSELNGLQPPVCLTHNIMGSPPAAFHLILLGDMFYDQSLATSLHSWLNRCMETHGTKVLIGDPGRAQFEEHAIRRLLRPLAQFELPDSVREENYGLSCSGVWSYTSEL